From Bosea sp. NBC_00550, the proteins below share one genomic window:
- the ybaK gene encoding Cys-tRNA(Pro) deacylase, which produces MAQTTPATLALKQLGIAFELRSYAYDPNAERVGLQAAEALGEPPQRVLKTLIAQVDGKPVCIVLASDREASMKKVAAAFGGKAAAMMPVPDAERLTGYKVGGVSPFGQKRKLPTIVDEAASGETLVYVNGGQRGLQIALAPADLLSAAGARSAAISV; this is translated from the coding sequence ATGGCCCAGACGACACCCGCCACATTGGCGCTGAAGCAACTCGGCATCGCGTTCGAACTGCGCAGCTATGCCTACGATCCCAACGCGGAACGCGTGGGGCTGCAGGCGGCGGAGGCGCTGGGCGAGCCGCCGCAGCGCGTGCTCAAGACGCTGATCGCGCAGGTCGACGGCAAGCCGGTCTGCATCGTGCTCGCTTCCGACCGCGAGGCCAGCATGAAGAAGGTCGCGGCGGCTTTCGGCGGCAAGGCGGCGGCGATGATGCCGGTGCCGGATGCCGAGCGCCTGACCGGCTACAAGGTCGGCGGGGTCAGCCCCTTCGGCCAGAAGCGCAAGCTGCCGACGATCGTGGACGAAGCCGCCTCGGGCGAGACGCTGGTCTACGTCAATGGCGGACAGCGTGGCCTGCAGATCGCGCTTGCGCCCGCCGATCTCCTGAGCGCGGCGGGTGCTCGTAGCGCTGCCATTTCAGTCTGA
- a CDS encoding ABC-F family ATP-binding cassette domain-containing protein — MIRLENISKQNGKQIVFIEASAGLLKGEKVGLVGPNGAGKTTLFRMITGEEAPDEGVVSIDRGTTIGYFSQDVGEMAGRSAVAEVMDGAGPVSTVAAELAELEAAMVDPDRADEMEEIITRYGEVQGRFEELDGYALDGRAREVLAGLGFSEEIMEGDVGALSGGWKMRVALARILLMRPDAMLLDEPSNHLDLESLIWLESFLKGYDGALLMTSHDREFMNRIVGKIVEIDGGALTSYSGDYEFYQQQRALAEKQMQAQFERQQAMLAKEIAFIERFKARASHAAQVQSRVKKLDKIERVEPPRRRQTVAFEFQPAPRSGDDVVSLKNVHKAYGSRSIYDGLNFQIQRKERWCVLGVNGAGKSTLLKLVTGTAEPDTGIVNIGASVKLGYFAQHAMEVLNGERTVFEALEDRFPQAGQGSLRSLAGCFGFSGDDVEKRCRVLSGGEKARLVMAMMLYDPPNFLVLDEPTNHLDIATKEMLITALSQYEGTMLFVSHDRHFLAALSNRLLELTPEGVHAYGGGYTEYVARTGQEAPGLRS; from the coding sequence ATGATTCGCCTCGAGAACATTAGCAAGCAGAACGGAAAGCAGATCGTCTTCATCGAAGCCTCGGCAGGGCTTCTGAAGGGCGAGAAGGTCGGGCTGGTCGGCCCCAACGGCGCCGGCAAGACCACGCTCTTCCGGATGATCACCGGCGAGGAGGCGCCCGACGAAGGGGTGGTCTCGATCGATCGCGGCACCACCATCGGCTATTTCAGCCAGGATGTCGGCGAGATGGCCGGCCGCAGCGCGGTCGCCGAGGTGATGGACGGCGCCGGCCCGGTCAGCACGGTCGCGGCCGAGCTCGCCGAGCTCGAAGCGGCGATGGTCGATCCCGACCGGGCCGACGAGATGGAGGAGATCATCACCCGCTATGGCGAGGTGCAGGGCCGGTTCGAGGAACTCGACGGCTATGCGCTTGACGGCCGGGCGCGCGAGGTTCTGGCGGGGCTGGGCTTCAGCGAGGAGATTATGGAGGGCGATGTCGGCGCGCTCTCCGGCGGCTGGAAGATGCGCGTCGCGCTCGCCCGCATCCTGCTGATGCGGCCCGACGCGATGCTGCTCGACGAGCCTTCGAACCATCTCGACCTCGAAAGCCTGATCTGGCTGGAATCCTTTCTCAAGGGCTATGACGGCGCCTTGCTGATGACCTCGCATGACCGCGAGTTCATGAACCGCATCGTCGGCAAGATCGTCGAGATCGATGGCGGCGCGCTGACCAGCTACTCGGGCGATTACGAGTTCTACCAGCAGCAGCGGGCGCTGGCCGAGAAGCAGATGCAGGCGCAGTTCGAGCGCCAGCAGGCGATGCTCGCCAAGGAGATCGCCTTCATCGAGCGCTTCAAGGCGCGCGCCTCCCATGCCGCGCAGGTGCAGAGCCGCGTCAAGAAGCTGGACAAGATCGAGCGTGTCGAGCCGCCGCGGCGGCGCCAGACCGTCGCCTTCGAATTCCAGCCCGCACCGCGCTCAGGCGACGACGTCGTCAGCCTCAAGAACGTGCACAAGGCCTATGGCAGCCGGAGCATCTATGACGGGCTGAACTTCCAGATCCAGCGCAAGGAGCGCTGGTGCGTGCTCGGCGTCAACGGCGCCGGCAAGTCGACGCTGCTGAAGCTCGTCACCGGCACGGCCGAGCCCGATACCGGCATCGTCAACATCGGGGCCAGCGTGAAGCTCGGCTATTTCGCCCAGCATGCCATGGAGGTGCTCAACGGCGAGCGCACGGTGTTCGAGGCGCTGGAGGACCGCTTCCCGCAGGCGGGCCAAGGCTCGCTCAGGTCGCTGGCAGGCTGCTTCGGCTTCTCCGGTGACGATGTCGAGAAGCGCTGCCGCGTGCTCTCCGGCGGCGAGAAGGCGCGCCTGGTCATGGCGATGATGCTCTACGACCCGCCGAACTTCCTCGTGCTGGACGAGCCGACCAACCATCTGGACATCGCGACCAAGGAGATGCTGATCACCGCGCTCTCGCAATATGAGGGCACGATGCTGTTCGTCTCGCACGACCGCCATTTCCTGGCCGCGCTGTCGAACCGTCTTCTGGAACTGACGCCGGAAGGCGTCCACGCCTATGGCGGCGGATACACGGAATACGTCGCCCGCACCGGGCAGGAAGCGCCGGGATTGCGGAGCTGA
- a CDS encoding glutaminase, giving the protein MTDIGRLVRDIADEMRDAGERGEVATYIPPLARIDPHQFGLCVVTADGEVHAAGDSDEPFSIQSVSKVFALTQALGKVGDTLWRRVGREPSGTPFNSIVQLEREQGVPRNPFINAGALVVADVNLAGHEPRVAIGELLRFVRYLADDDAVIIDEAVARAEQATGFRNIALANYMKAFGNITHPPELTLGVYFHQCAIAMSCRQLAMAGRFLMHGGLYEPGGSRVVSAQRARRINALMLTCGHYDASGDFAFRVGLPGKSGVGGGILAIAPGKAAIAVWSPGLNANGNSLLGTLALERLADATGWSVFAR; this is encoded by the coding sequence GTGACGGATATCGGGCGGCTCGTCCGCGACATTGCCGACGAGATGCGCGACGCCGGCGAGCGCGGCGAGGTCGCGACCTATATCCCGCCGCTCGCCCGCATCGATCCCCACCAGTTCGGGCTCTGCGTCGTCACCGCGGATGGCGAGGTTCACGCTGCCGGCGACAGCGACGAGCCCTTCTCGATCCAGAGCGTCTCCAAGGTCTTCGCGCTGACCCAGGCGCTCGGCAAGGTCGGCGATACGCTCTGGCGTCGCGTCGGGCGCGAGCCCTCCGGCACGCCGTTCAATTCGATCGTCCAGCTCGAGCGCGAGCAGGGCGTGCCGCGCAACCCCTTCATCAACGCCGGTGCGCTGGTCGTCGCCGACGTCAATCTCGCTGGCCATGAGCCGCGCGTCGCCATCGGCGAATTGCTGCGCTTCGTCCGCTATCTCGCCGACGACGACGCGGTCATCATCGACGAGGCCGTGGCGCGGGCCGAGCAGGCCACCGGCTTCCGCAACATCGCGCTCGCCAACTACATGAAGGCCTTCGGCAACATCACCCATCCGCCGGAGCTGACGCTCGGCGTCTATTTCCACCAATGTGCCATCGCCATGAGCTGCCGCCAGCTCGCCATGGCCGGGCGTTTCCTGATGCATGGCGGGCTCTACGAGCCGGGCGGCTCGCGCGTGGTATCGGCCCAGCGCGCGCGCCGCATCAACGCGTTGATGCTGACCTGCGGCCATTACGACGCCTCGGGCGATTTCGCCTTCCGCGTCGGCCTGCCCGGCAAGTCCGGCGTTGGCGGCGGCATTCTCGCCATCGCGCCGGGCAAGGCCGCGATCGCGGTCTGGTCGCCCGGCCTCAACGCCAACGGCAATTCCCTGCTCGGCACGCTGGCGCTGGAACGTCTTGCGGACGCCACCGGCTGGTCGGTCTTCGCCCGGTAG